A region from the Clostridium beijerinckii genome encodes:
- a CDS encoding 2-hydroxy-acid oxidase → MSYKEVELKDYENILCIAENDKERVFFKEKINEDYSHDELGGIKKMPDIVVQAISTEEVSRIMKYAYENNIPLTPRGSGTGLVGAAVPLKGGIVIDLSRMNKILELDEENLTLTLEPGVLLMEIGKYVEEFDLFYPPDPGEKSATIGGNISTNAGGMRAVKYGVTRDYVRGLEVVLPNGEVVNLGGKVAKNSSGYSLKDLMIGSEGTLGIVTKAILRLLPLPKKSLSLLIPFPSLELAIDTVPKIIKSKSIPTAIEFMQREAILAAEEFLGKSFPDKSSDAYLLLTFDGNSIEEIEKDYESVASICLESGALDVLISDTEERQESIWSARGCFLEAIKALTTEMDEVDVVVPRNQIGKFVTFTHELERKANIRIKSFGHAGDGNLHVYILRDKLDEKEWNTKLSEIMQIMYDKAKELDGQVSGEHGIGFAKKGYLKQSLPSGCIDIMQKIKLAFDPKNILNPGKVCE, encoded by the coding sequence ATGAGTTACAAAGAAGTTGAATTAAAAGATTATGAAAATATATTATGCATTGCAGAGAATGATAAAGAAAGAGTTTTCTTTAAGGAAAAGATAAATGAAGATTATAGCCATGATGAATTAGGTGGAATAAAAAAAATGCCGGATATAGTAGTGCAAGCTATAAGTACAGAAGAAGTTTCAAGAATAATGAAATATGCTTATGAAAATAATATTCCTTTAACCCCAAGAGGTTCTGGTACAGGGCTTGTTGGTGCAGCGGTTCCACTTAAAGGTGGAATAGTTATAGATCTTAGTAGAATGAATAAAATATTAGAATTAGATGAAGAAAATCTTACACTTACATTAGAGCCAGGAGTGCTACTTATGGAAATCGGTAAATATGTTGAAGAATTTGATTTGTTTTATCCACCAGATCCAGGAGAAAAATCAGCAACAATCGGTGGTAATATAAGTACTAATGCTGGTGGAATGAGAGCTGTAAAGTATGGTGTTACTAGAGATTATGTAAGAGGGTTAGAAGTAGTACTTCCAAATGGAGAAGTAGTAAATTTAGGTGGAAAAGTAGCTAAGAATAGTTCGGGATATTCATTAAAAGATTTAATGATTGGTTCAGAAGGAACCTTAGGAATAGTAACAAAGGCAATTTTAAGATTATTACCACTTCCTAAAAAATCATTAAGCCTACTTATACCTTTCCCAAGTCTTGAATTAGCAATAGATACTGTACCTAAAATAATTAAATCTAAGTCAATACCAACAGCAATTGAATTCATGCAAAGAGAAGCAATATTGGCAGCAGAGGAATTCCTAGGAAAGAGTTTCCCTGATAAATCTTCAGATGCATATCTTTTATTAACTTTTGATGGAAATTCAATAGAGGAAATAGAAAAAGATTATGAAAGTGTTGCAAGCATTTGCTTGGAATCTGGAGCGTTGGACGTATTAATCTCAGATACAGAAGAAAGACAGGAATCAATATGGTCAGCTAGAGGATGTTTCCTTGAAGCTATTAAAGCATTAACTACTGAAATGGATGAAGTTGATGTTGTTGTACCAAGAAATCAAATTGGAAAGTTTGTAACTTTTACTCATGAACTAGAACGCAAGGCTAATATAAGAATAAAAAGTTTTGGTCATGCTGGAGATGGAAATCTACATGTATATATATTAAGAGATAAATTAGATGAAAAAGAGTGGAATACAAAGTTAAGTGAAATTATGCAAATAATGTATGATAAAGCTAAAGAATTAGACGGACAAGTTTCAGGAGAACATGGTATAGGATTTGCAAAGAAGGGATATTTAAAGCAATCACTTCCAAGTGGATGTATTGATATAATGCAAAAAATAAAGCTAGCTTTCGATCCTAAGAATATATTAAATCCAGGAAAAGTTTGTGAATAA
- a CDS encoding formate C-acetyltransferase/glycerol dehydratase family glycyl radical enzyme, with protein MDKIIMSPRIKRLKEKMLRDKRYASVEQALIITETYKQNEDKPIIIKRALALKNSLLKLEIDVEDEELIVSNRTKGVRYGVVFPESGSSWIDREIEDLPTRAQDKFNVNPEDIEKFRKIIKPYWKERSLEDVIRKRFGKEIDEIAKVVKINQKDHAQGHICPNCKEWLALGPEGIKQKALKKIKDSNKENKDFYESIVIVMEGTQEFMMRYHNLMKERANTVSDGVLKSNMFAVAENCENLSKRPAKSFHEAVQSIWFLFVILHMESNASSFSPGRMDEFLYPYYKKDIEDGILDNEKALEIIECIWLKFNQIVYLRNSHSAKFFAGFPIGFNIAIGGQNEDGNDFSNELSFLFLKAQEHLGLPQPNLSVRLHKETSEELLKESIKVVARGSGMPQFFNDEAVISSIMKLGISEKDARDYAIVGCVEITTQGNNLGWSDAAMFNLNKTLELTLNNGNCLLTGDSIAPNLGNITNYKTYEELEKAFESEIDYFIDKMILACEQVEKAHIDVLPSPFLSSVIDDCIEKGIDVTAGGAVYNLSGIQMIQVANLADSLAAIKLLVYDEKRISKEDLLKALQSNFEGYEVIRAMLLNRAPKYGNDVEWVDEIGAKWARYFNNKLTHYTNYRGGRYHTGMYTVSAHVPMGENVGASTDGRYAKQPLADGGMSPVYGRDAAGPTAVLNSVSRLDNILTTNGGLLNMKFLPEFFKTENGVDKFSKFLRTFVDLEIPHIQFNVLRREDLLDAQKNPENYRSLTVRVAGYTAYFTELAGELQNEIIARTSYGDV; from the coding sequence ATGGATAAAATAATTATGTCTCCTAGAATTAAAAGATTAAAAGAAAAGATGTTACGTGATAAAAGATATGCATCTGTTGAACAAGCACTTATAATAACTGAAACATATAAGCAAAATGAAGATAAGCCGATTATTATAAAAAGAGCATTAGCACTAAAAAATTCTCTGTTAAAATTAGAAATTGATGTAGAAGATGAAGAATTAATTGTTAGTAACCGTACTAAAGGGGTTAGATATGGAGTTGTCTTCCCTGAAAGTGGGAGTTCATGGATTGATAGGGAAATTGAAGATTTGCCAACTAGAGCGCAAGATAAATTCAATGTAAATCCAGAAGATATAGAAAAATTTCGTAAAATTATTAAACCATATTGGAAAGAGCGATCATTAGAAGATGTAATTAGAAAGAGATTTGGAAAAGAAATTGATGAAATTGCAAAGGTAGTAAAAATCAATCAAAAAGATCATGCACAAGGTCACATATGTCCGAATTGTAAGGAATGGCTTGCATTAGGTCCAGAAGGAATAAAACAAAAAGCACTTAAAAAAATAAAGGATTCCAATAAAGAAAACAAAGATTTTTATGAGAGCATAGTAATTGTTATGGAAGGTACTCAAGAATTTATGATGAGATACCATAACTTAATGAAAGAAAGAGCTAATACTGTATCTGACGGAGTCTTAAAATCAAACATGTTTGCAGTTGCAGAAAACTGTGAAAATCTTTCAAAAAGACCTGCGAAGTCTTTTCATGAAGCAGTTCAATCTATTTGGTTCTTATTTGTTATACTTCATATGGAATCAAATGCATCATCATTTTCTCCAGGAAGAATGGATGAATTCTTATATCCATATTACAAGAAGGATATAGAAGATGGAATACTTGATAATGAAAAAGCCTTAGAAATAATTGAATGTATTTGGTTAAAGTTTAATCAAATTGTATATTTAAGAAATTCTCATAGTGCTAAATTCTTTGCAGGATTTCCTATAGGTTTTAATATTGCAATCGGTGGTCAAAATGAAGATGGAAATGATTTTTCTAATGAACTATCATTCTTATTTTTAAAGGCACAAGAACATTTAGGATTACCACAACCTAACTTATCTGTAAGATTGCATAAAGAAACATCTGAAGAATTATTAAAGGAAAGCATAAAAGTTGTAGCAAGAGGTAGTGGGATGCCACAATTTTTTAATGATGAAGCAGTAATTTCTTCTATTATGAAACTTGGTATTTCTGAAAAGGATGCAAGAGACTATGCAATTGTTGGCTGTGTAGAGATTACAACACAAGGTAATAATCTTGGGTGGAGCGATGCTGCCATGTTTAATTTAAATAAAACTTTAGAATTAACACTTAATAATGGTAATTGCTTACTTACAGGTGATTCAATTGCTCCGAACTTAGGGAATATAACAAACTATAAAACTTATGAAGAGTTAGAAAAAGCATTTGAGAGTGAAATAGATTATTTTATTGATAAGATGATTTTAGCTTGTGAACAAGTTGAAAAGGCGCATATAGATGTGCTGCCATCACCATTTTTATCATCAGTTATAGATGATTGTATAGAAAAAGGAATTGATGTTACAGCAGGCGGAGCAGTTTATAATCTATCAGGGATTCAAATGATACAAGTTGCAAATTTAGCAGATAGTTTAGCTGCAATTAAACTTTTAGTATATGATGAAAAAAGAATTTCAAAAGAAGATTTATTAAAAGCTCTTCAAAGTAATTTCGAAGGATATGAAGTTATAAGAGCAATGCTATTAAATCGTGCACCCAAGTATGGTAATGATGTTGAATGGGTAGATGAAATTGGAGCTAAATGGGCTAGATATTTTAATAACAAATTAACTCATTATACGAATTATCGTGGTGGAAGATATCATACAGGAATGTATACAGTATCGGCACACGTACCAATGGGAGAAAATGTAGGTGCATCTACAGATGGAAGATATGCAAAACAACCATTAGCTGATGGAGGAATGTCACCAGTTTATGGACGAGATGCGGCAGGACCTACAGCTGTATTAAATTCTGTATCAAGATTAGATAATATATTAACGACTAATGGTGGATTATTAAATATGAAATTCTTACCCGAATTCTTTAAAACTGAAAATGGTGTTGATAAATTCTCAAAATTCCTAAGGACCTTTGTGGACCTGGAGATACCTCATATTCAGTTTAATGTATTAAGAAGAGAAGATTTGTTAGATGCTCAAAAGAACCCTGAAAACTATCGTAGTCTAACTGTGCGCGTAGCAGGATATACAGCATATTTTACTGAACTTGCAGGAGAATTGCAAAATGAAATTATAGCAAGAACAAGTTATGGAGATGTATAG
- a CDS encoding glycyl-radical enzyme activating protein produces the protein MKKNDTLIGRIFDIRRFSAHDGDGIRTTIFFKGCPLKCVWCQNPEGISPEENLICFENKCINCGLCTKNCSNKSIIEKDNKICIIKEKCTDEQNKVAIDICPTGALTMDCKNYSLDQIVEISIKDKAFFKYGGGVTLSGGEPFSQKDFIIALLKRLKEIGINTAIETSLFVSSEYLLEALPYLDMIFADFKVFDNEKHKAFTGVSNDLIKKNIKLILESDKKDCVIIRTPLIPNFTANNDNINNISKYILDIHPNVKYELLNYNPLAKSKYNLMDNLNYCFEENPKMYTDDQMKYFHDIAYSAGIKNLIK, from the coding sequence ATGAAAAAAAATGATACATTAATAGGAAGGATTTTTGACATTCGAAGATTTTCAGCTCATGATGGTGATGGAATAAGAACAACAATCTTTTTTAAAGGTTGTCCATTAAAGTGTGTGTGGTGTCAAAATCCAGAGGGTATTTCTCCAGAAGAGAATTTAATATGTTTTGAGAATAAATGCATTAATTGTGGGCTATGCACAAAAAATTGCTCCAATAAATCCATAATAGAAAAAGATAATAAGATATGTATTATTAAAGAAAAGTGTACAGATGAACAAAATAAAGTTGCAATTGATATTTGTCCTACAGGTGCATTGACCATGGACTGTAAGAATTATTCTTTAGATCAAATAGTTGAAATATCAATAAAAGATAAAGCGTTTTTTAAATATGGTGGTGGAGTTACTTTATCTGGTGGAGAACCATTTTCCCAAAAGGATTTCATTATTGCTTTGCTCAAACGTCTAAAAGAGATTGGCATAAATACAGCTATAGAAACTTCACTATTTGTATCTAGCGAATATTTATTAGAAGCACTACCTTACCTTGATATGATTTTTGCGGATTTTAAAGTATTTGATAATGAAAAGCACAAAGCTTTTACGGGAGTTTCTAATGATCTTATTAAAAAGAATATTAAGCTTATTTTAGAAAGTGATAAGAAAGATTGCGTTATTATTAGAACACCATTAATACCAAACTTTACAGCAAACAATGATAATATTAATAATATAAGTAAATATATTTTAGATATTCATCCAAATGTAAAATATGAATTGCTGAATTATAATCCACTTGCAAAATCAAAATATAACTTGATGGATAATTTAAATTATTGTTTTGAAGAAAATCCTAAAATGTATACAGATGATCAAATGAAGTATTTTCATGATATTGCTTATTCTGCAGGAATAAAAAACTTAATAAAATAA
- a CDS encoding electron transfer flavoprotein subunit beta, whose protein sequence is MNILVCIKQVPGTSKVEVDPVTGVLKRDGIDSKMNPYDLYALEAALRIRESKGGTVKVLSMGPNQALSVIKEAYTMGADEGTLLSDRKFGGADVLATSYTISQGVKKTGDFELIICGKQTTDGDTAQVGSEMAEWLNIPHVANVKNIIKVEDSSITVEMDMPESIETVRISYPCLITVDKGIFEPRLPSYKQKLSTKDREIKILSLNDFDDKNEKNYGLNGSPTQVERIFPPEVNNDREMWAGSSNELSERIESKLKSLKFI, encoded by the coding sequence ATGAATATTTTAGTTTGCATTAAACAAGTGCCAGGAACTTCTAAAGTAGAGGTTGATCCAGTTACAGGAGTATTAAAGAGAGATGGTATAGATTCTAAAATGAATCCATATGATTTATATGCATTAGAAGCAGCATTAAGAATAAGAGAAAGCAAAGGTGGGACAGTTAAGGTTTTAAGTATGGGACCTAATCAAGCACTAAGTGTAATTAAGGAAGCATATACAATGGGAGCAGATGAAGGAACATTACTATCAGATAGAAAATTTGGTGGTGCAGATGTTTTGGCTACATCATATACAATTTCGCAAGGTGTCAAAAAAACAGGTGATTTCGAACTTATAATTTGTGGTAAACAAACTACAGATGGTGATACAGCTCAAGTTGGTTCTGAAATGGCAGAGTGGTTAAATATACCTCATGTAGCTAATGTTAAAAATATAATCAAAGTAGAAGATTCATCAATTACAGTTGAAATGGACATGCCTGAAAGCATTGAAACTGTAAGGATATCATATCCATGCTTAATTACTGTTGATAAGGGTATCTTTGAACCAAGATTACCTTCTTATAAACAGAAATTATCAACTAAAGATAGAGAAATAAAAATATTGAGTCTTAACGATTTTGATGATAAGAATGAAAAAAATTATGGACTTAATGGTTCACCTACTCAAGTAGAAAGAATATTTCCACCAGAAGTTAATAATGATAGAGAAATGTGGGCAGGAAGTTCAAATGAATTGAGTGAAAGAATAGAAAGCAAATTAAAGAGTTTAAAGTTTATTTAA
- a CDS encoding zinc chelation protein SecC, producing the protein MKEKNDYNKQLNDGKIKGNADNCIDIRKCNEEEIENNKCKNCGEEASYFSDENNDWLCEKCRDIEENLDKLANKMEKKLSKRVYSFDLNELINCLSKDEIYNIARNLGVNKISGLNKEKLIERLLEEYKGLVEKRLLVFEEERYKILRSYVDSKGVKLFDDIDEDEADKSVYFIQQGMLFPTVKDDVSVFLMPEIVQELIRERNDIEYRRVIKANSETLNIIRGMNKVYGILRLKDAKEIIERYSNIENCEVEELIREAGYYYNEYREEGIFIVNNEIEDFEELLKDIDKEKDLSYAIIPKEELLNMLEENWVYNSKAGKVFYKEFTDMFSVDKDMLIAMMEDLIFDVQENEPKDSVDKMVELINIENEDAKYVACSMMNKFVKKIRLWRYKGLTTNDIKSNSARLKENKSVGRNDPCPCDSGKKYKKCCGKMNTILSIVN; encoded by the coding sequence TTGAAGGAAAAGAATGATTATAATAAACAATTAAATGATGGAAAAATAAAAGGAAATGCAGATAACTGTATTGATATAAGAAAGTGCAATGAAGAAGAAATAGAGAATAATAAATGTAAGAACTGCGGAGAAGAAGCAAGTTATTTCAGTGATGAAAATAATGACTGGTTATGTGAGAAGTGCAGAGATATAGAAGAAAATCTAGATAAACTTGCAAATAAAATGGAGAAAAAGTTAAGTAAAAGAGTATATTCTTTTGATCTAAATGAATTAATAAATTGTTTATCTAAAGATGAGATATATAATATAGCAAGAAATCTTGGTGTAAATAAGATATCGGGTTTAAATAAAGAAAAGTTAATTGAAAGATTACTTGAAGAATATAAGGGCTTAGTTGAAAAAAGACTTCTAGTGTTTGAAGAAGAAAGATATAAAATTTTAAGAAGTTATGTGGATAGTAAAGGCGTAAAACTTTTTGATGATATTGATGAAGACGAAGCAGATAAGAGTGTATATTTTATACAACAAGGAATGCTTTTCCCAACTGTAAAAGATGATGTATCAGTGTTTTTAATGCCTGAAATAGTACAAGAACTAATTAGAGAAAGAAATGATATTGAATATAGGCGTGTAATAAAAGCCAATAGTGAAACTTTAAATATCATTAGAGGAATGAATAAAGTATATGGTATTTTAAGATTAAAAGATGCTAAAGAAATAATAGAAAGATATTCGAATATAGAAAACTGTGAAGTAGAGGAGTTAATTAGAGAAGCTGGGTATTATTATAATGAATATAGAGAAGAAGGAATATTTATTGTAAATAATGAAATAGAAGATTTCGAAGAATTATTAAAGGATATAGATAAAGAAAAAGATTTGAGTTATGCTATAATTCCCAAAGAAGAATTATTAAATATGTTAGAAGAAAATTGGGTTTATAATAGCAAAGCTGGAAAAGTTTTTTATAAAGAATTTACTGATATGTTTAGTGTAGATAAGGATATGCTAATAGCTATGATGGAAGACTTGATTTTTGATGTTCAAGAAAATGAACCAAAAGATTCAGTAGATAAAATGGTAGAATTAATTAATATAGAAAATGAAGATGCTAAATATGTTGCATGTAGTATGATGAATAAGTTTGTTAAGAAAATAAGGTTATGGAGATATAAGGGATTAACAACTAATGATATAAAATCAAATTCAGCTAGGTTAAAAGAAAATAAGTCTGTTGGAAGAAATGACCCTTGTCCATGTGATAGCGGAAAGAAATACAAAAAGTGTTGTGGAAAAATGAATACAATATTGTCAATTGTTAATTGA
- a CDS encoding AraC family transcriptional regulator, protein MMDINKLNLINNLDFKLYYCGTEKCSPNHYWGPAIKEHFKIHYIHKGKGIFRLGNETYHLKEGQGFLICPNVISYYKADDKDPWTYSWCAFDGINAEAYLKRANLTINNPILEYNKDDKVSKCFDEMMQATNGEKSSDLRLQSLLYLFLATIIDEAVLDPDYKEFKTNKNMYINKAIDFIQVNYSSKIRVSELAKFISLDRKYISKLFKEIVGVTIQDYLISFRMNKAKEMMKDMQLSIGDISRSVGYDNPLIFSKTFKKVNGLSPSKYRDSIK, encoded by the coding sequence ATGATGGATATAAATAAATTGAACTTAATAAATAATTTAGATTTTAAATTATATTATTGTGGTACAGAGAAATGTAGTCCTAATCATTATTGGGGGCCTGCAATTAAGGAACATTTTAAAATACATTATATACACAAAGGCAAAGGTATTTTTAGGTTGGGAAATGAAACTTATCATTTAAAAGAGGGGCAAGGATTTCTTATATGTCCGAATGTTATTTCATATTATAAGGCAGATGATAAGGACCCTTGGACCTATTCTTGGTGCGCATTTGATGGGATTAATGCAGAAGCATACTTAAAACGAGCTAATTTAACAATTAATAATCCTATTCTTGAATACAATAAAGATGATAAGGTAAGTAAATGTTTCGATGAAATGATGCAAGCTACCAATGGAGAAAAGAGCAGTGATTTAAGATTACAGAGTTTATTATATCTTTTTTTAGCTACTATAATTGACGAAGCAGTTTTAGATCCAGATTATAAAGAATTCAAAACAAATAAAAATATGTATATAAATAAAGCAATTGATTTTATACAAGTTAATTATTCAAGTAAAATAAGAGTTTCTGAATTAGCAAAGTTTATAAGTTTGGATAGAAAATATATTTCAAAATTATTTAAAGAGATAGTTGGAGTTACCATTCAAGATTATTTAATAAGTTTTAGAATGAATAAGGCTAAAGAGATGATGAAAGACATGCAGTTATCAATAGGAGACATATCACGTTCTGTAGGTTATGACAATCCATTAATATTTTCAAAAACATTTAAAAAAGTTAATGGACTATCACCAAGTAAATATAGGGATTCTATTAAATAG
- a CDS encoding FadR family transcriptional regulator, which yields MFKPIRTPKVYDQVIEQIKNKIKSGEIKKGDKLSSERELAESLNVSRTSVREALRALEVVGLVESRQGAGNYIRTNFDNSLFEPLSIMFMLQESSIQEMYDLRETLELQCSRLSAKNIEDNELELLEAILDRMYIAKSEKESLELDIKFHYLIAKTSRNVLLINVLEVISQLMDEFIKKSRMQILHKGNTRENLLEIHENLVRALKCRDELKVCNAMKEHFNLIRKAYGYEE from the coding sequence ATGTTCAAGCCTATTAGGACTCCGAAAGTGTATGATCAGGTTATAGAGCAAATTAAAAATAAAATAAAAAGTGGTGAGATAAAAAAAGGAGATAAGTTGTCTTCAGAAAGAGAACTGGCAGAATCACTTAATGTCTCTCGTACTTCTGTGAGAGAAGCATTAAGAGCACTAGAGGTAGTAGGCCTGGTGGAAAGTAGGCAAGGTGCAGGAAATTACATAAGGACTAATTTTGACAACTCACTATTTGAACCTCTTTCAATTATGTTTATGTTACAAGAAAGTTCAATTCAAGAGATGTATGATTTAAGAGAAACATTAGAATTGCAATGTTCTAGGTTATCAGCTAAGAATATAGAGGATAATGAGCTCGAACTTTTAGAGGCAATATTAGATCGAATGTATATTGCAAAAAGTGAGAAAGAGAGTCTTGAATTAGATATTAAGTTCCATTACTTAATTGCAAAAACGTCAAGAAATGTGTTACTTATTAATGTTCTAGAAGTGATATCACAACTTATGGATGAATTTATTAAGAAGTCTAGAATGCAGATATTGCATAAAGGAAATACAAGAGAAAACCTATTAGAAATACATGAAAATTTAGTAAGAGCTTTAAAGTGCAGAGATGAATTAAAAGTTTGTAATGCTATGAAAGAACATTTTAATTTAATTAGAAAAGCCTATGGATATGAAGAATAG
- a CDS encoding fructose-6-phosphate aldolase, which yields MLILIDDANLEAIKKIYEKFPCDGVTTNPSILKKQGGNPMEVLKAIREFLPEGAQLHAQVVSLTAEKIVDEAHHMLEVLGKDTFIKVPVTSEGIKAMKLLKKENVNITATAIYTSMQAFIAAKAGARYTAPYVNRIDNMGADGVQVAKDIHDMFKIHKLNADVLAASFKNSQQVLNLCKHGIGSVTAAPDVIEGLIKHDATTNAVDVFTKDFYSLVGEGNTMENL from the coding sequence ATGTTAATATTAATCGATGATGCAAATTTAGAGGCAATCAAAAAAATCTATGAAAAATTTCCATGTGATGGAGTAACAACAAATCCTTCTATCTTAAAAAAGCAAGGTGGAAATCCAATGGAAGTGTTAAAAGCAATTAGAGAATTCTTACCAGAAGGAGCACAACTTCATGCACAAGTAGTATCATTAACTGCTGAAAAAATAGTTGATGAAGCTCATCATATGTTAGAAGTACTTGGTAAAGACACTTTTATAAAAGTTCCTGTAACAAGTGAAGGAATTAAAGCAATGAAACTATTGAAGAAGGAAAATGTAAATATCACAGCTACAGCTATATATACATCAATGCAAGCATTTATTGCAGCAAAAGCAGGAGCGAGATATACAGCACCATATGTAAATAGAATAGATAATATGGGAGCAGATGGTGTGCAAGTTGCAAAAGACATTCATGATATGTTTAAAATTCATAAATTAAATGCTGATGTACTCGCAGCAAGTTTTAAAAACTCACAACAAGTTTTAAACTTATGTAAACATGGAATTGGATCTGTTACAGCAGCACCAGATGTAATAGAAGGATTAATTAAACATGATGCAACTACTAATGCAGTAGATGTGTTTACAAAAGATTTCTATAGTCTAGTTGGTGAAGGAAATACAATGGAGAATTTATAG
- a CDS encoding electron transfer flavoprotein subunit alpha: MAKLVVNQEKIGNIEELIKICPFGALESNNGIVEINGACKMCKLCVKKGPKGAVEYIEEEIKEIDKSLWNGIGVYVDHVDGEIHPVTYELIGKARELAGKINHPVYAVFIGNNISHKAEELLHYGVDNVFVYDDEELKYFRIEPYTAAFEDFINKVKPTAILVGATTIGRSLAPRIAARFKTGLTADCTILDIKENTDLVQIRPAFGGNIMAQIVTPNSRPQLATVRYKVMTAPKRSEEITGEIVECNIDKEKLKSGITALEIKKKDTEVGISDAEIIVAAGRGVKSEKDLELVKELAKALNAEFACTRPLIEAGWVDAKRQIGLSGRTVRPRLIITCGISGAVQFTAGMNNSDYIFAINTDEKAPIFKAAHYGVVGNIYEVIPQLIEKIKMAKEA, from the coding sequence ATGGCAAAGTTAGTTGTAAATCAAGAAAAGATAGGAAATATTGAAGAGTTAATAAAAATATGTCCTTTTGGAGCTCTTGAAAGTAATAATGGTATAGTTGAAATAAATGGCGCATGTAAAATGTGTAAGCTTTGTGTTAAAAAAGGACCTAAAGGTGCAGTTGAATATATAGAAGAGGAAATTAAGGAAATAGATAAAAGCCTTTGGAATGGAATTGGAGTTTATGTTGACCATGTAGATGGAGAAATACATCCAGTTACTTATGAACTAATAGGCAAAGCTAGAGAATTAGCAGGTAAAATAAATCACCCGGTTTATGCTGTATTTATTGGAAATAATATCTCTCACAAAGCTGAAGAATTATTACATTATGGTGTAGATAATGTATTTGTATACGATGATGAAGAACTAAAATATTTTAGAATAGAGCCATATACAGCTGCATTTGAAGATTTTATAAATAAGGTTAAGCCAACAGCTATATTAGTTGGAGCTACAACTATAGGTAGATCTCTTGCCCCAAGAATAGCTGCAAGATTTAAAACTGGACTTACAGCAGATTGTACGATTTTAGATATAAAGGAAAATACAGATTTGGTTCAGATTAGACCTGCATTTGGTGGAAATATAATGGCTCAAATAGTTACTCCTAATTCTAGACCTCAACTAGCAACTGTTAGATATAAGGTTATGACAGCACCGAAAAGAAGTGAGGAAATTACAGGTGAGATAGTTGAATGCAATATAGATAAAGAGAAACTTAAATCTGGAATTACAGCTCTTGAAATAAAGAAAAAGGATACAGAGGTTGGAATAAGTGATGCAGAAATAATTGTAGCAGCTGGAAGAGGTGTCAAATCGGAAAAGGATTTAGAACTAGTGAAAGAATTAGCTAAAGCTTTAAATGCAGAATTTGCATGCACTAGACCATTAATTGAAGCCGGATGGGTTGATGCAAAAAGGCAAATAGGGTTAAGCGGAAGAACAGTAAGACCAAGACTTATAATAACTTGTGGAATATCTGGAGCAGTTCAATTTACAGCAGGAATGAATAATTCAGATTATATATTTGCTATTAATACCGATGAAAAAGCACCAATATTTAAAGCTGCTCACTATGGAGTTGTTGGCAATATATATGAAGTAATTCCACAACTTATAGAAAAAATAAAAATGGCTAAGGAGGCATAG